The following proteins are co-located in the Pedobacter frigiditerrae genome:
- a CDS encoding DUF5763 domain-containing protein produces the protein MCAKPKTTTTNNLTSNTSTTKTNVYVGQCKALTKKGARCKRSASSNGYCWQHGK, from the coding sequence ATTTGTGCCAAACCCAAAACAACTACTACAAACAACTTAACTTCAAATACAAGCACTACTAAAACCAATGTTTATGTTGGACAATGTAAAGCACTCACCAAAAAAGGGGCGAGGTGTAAAAGAAGCGCTAGCAGTAATGGTTATTGTTGGCAACATGGGAAGTAG
- a CDS encoding GNAT family N-acetyltransferase: MKITRANLEDVKELDKLVNSAYRGEESKKGWTTEAEILDGIRINEQALELMLAKPEVMILKINDENGKILGTVCLEVKSRDLYLGMFAVSPLSQGNGMGKSLLVAAEQYGLENNCTRIVISVISTRVELINWYSRHGYVPTGGAIAFDEIDGRFGDPKVEEISLIEMEKVIKS; encoded by the coding sequence ATGAAAATAACCAGAGCTAACCTTGAAGATGTTAAGGAACTAGATAAATTGGTGAACTCTGCCTATCGTGGCGAGGAATCTAAAAAGGGCTGGACAACTGAGGCTGAAATTCTTGACGGAATCAGGATCAATGAACAGGCATTGGAGCTCATGCTAGCCAAGCCAGAGGTGATGATTCTAAAGATTAATGATGAGAATGGTAAGATATTAGGTACTGTTTGTTTGGAGGTGAAATCTCGTGACCTTTACCTTGGTATGTTTGCAGTTTCTCCACTTTCCCAAGGCAATGGTATGGGTAAGTCGCTTTTAGTTGCTGCAGAGCAATATGGATTAGAAAATAATTGCACTAGGATAGTTATTTCTGTGATTAGTACAAGAGTAGAACTGATCAATTGGTACAGCCGCCATGGGTATGTGCCTACAGGAGGTGCTATTGCATTTGATGAGATTGACGGTAGGTTTGGTGATCCGAAAGTAGAGGAGATTAGTTTGATTGAAATGGAAAAGGTGATTAAGTCTTAA
- a CDS encoding dihydrofolate reductase family protein, which translates to MRNVIYGMNISIDGNCDHTKANPDEELYEYFTHQMDDVDLIVYGRKTYELMMPYWPEVEKTQSGTKASNEFAARHNAINKIIVSQTLKNVAGDTKIISDNLEAEIIKLKQESGKKISIGGVSLRSQLMVLGLIDEYYFVIHPIIAGNGKHLLEDITLQENINLKLADVKIFKSGCVGLHYLKG; encoded by the coding sequence ATGAGAAATGTAATTTATGGAATGAACATCAGTATTGATGGCAATTGCGATCATACCAAAGCTAATCCTGATGAGGAACTTTATGAATATTTCACCCATCAAATGGATGATGTTGACTTGATTGTTTATGGTCGTAAAACTTACGAATTGATGATGCCTTATTGGCCGGAAGTTGAAAAAACACAGTCGGGTACAAAAGCCTCAAATGAATTTGCAGCAAGACATAATGCCATCAATAAAATTATCGTTTCTCAAACCTTAAAAAATGTTGCTGGAGATACAAAGATTATCAGTGATAACCTTGAGGCTGAAATCATCAAACTAAAACAAGAATCAGGCAAGAAGATTTCTATTGGGGGTGTAAGCCTACGTTCGCAATTAATGGTACTCGGTTTAATTGATGAGTATTATTTTGTGATCCATCCCATTATTGCAGGCAATGGTAAACACCTGTTAGAAGATATTACACTCCAAGAAAACATCAACTTAAAGCTAGCTGATGTTAAGATTTTTAAATCTGGCTGCGTGGGCTTGCATTATTTGAAGGGATAG
- a CDS encoding alkaline phosphatase, with translation MIRRDFFKKGSLAVLGTSLLSPLSSAAAILTPTEEKAWGTATNIIFMVSDGMSTGTLNMANLLLERKENRESKWISLYRENKVVRAFMDTASANAMVTDSAASSSAWGGGVRVNNGKLNANADGSFNTPILQKFKNAGKKVGCVTTVPITHATPAGFCITNNSRGDQSEIALQYLPLQFDVMMGGGNQYFSPTKRKDKVDVYSKFKEAGYQIIRSKAEMLNLNNSKPILGVFDEDALPFSVDHATDTALQDRVPTLAEMTVKAIDLMKDNKNGFVLQVEGGKVDWAAHSNDAPGLLYDQIAFDLAVEKAIEFAEADKNTLVIITTDHGNGNPGLFGDTDSNKKFDMLQNFKHSNDWILNSIQPGFSTSNLIDLIAAAQGYAITTDEAKSLLAHYEKLDGGGIYNNRKLPFELFGQLQENYTAIGWGSMEHSADYVELAAYGPGSTLMKPFVRNTELHNLMLNATGVKV, from the coding sequence ATGATCAGAAGAGATTTTTTCAAAAAAGGTTCCTTAGCCGTATTAGGCACCTCACTATTAAGCCCATTAAGTTCCGCAGCAGCCATACTTACGCCAACTGAAGAAAAAGCTTGGGGTACAGCTACCAACATTATTTTCATGGTGAGTGATGGCATGAGTACTGGCACCTTAAACATGGCCAACTTACTTTTAGAAAGAAAAGAAAATCGTGAAAGCAAATGGATTTCCTTATACAGGGAAAACAAAGTGGTAAGGGCTTTTATGGATACCGCTTCAGCAAATGCAATGGTTACGGATTCTGCTGCCTCAAGTTCTGCTTGGGGAGGTGGTGTGAGGGTTAACAATGGCAAGTTAAATGCTAATGCCGATGGCAGTTTCAACACCCCTATTCTGCAGAAATTTAAAAATGCTGGTAAAAAAGTAGGTTGTGTAACCACAGTTCCAATTACCCACGCCACACCTGCTGGTTTTTGTATCACCAATAATTCTCGTGGCGACCAAAGTGAAATCGCTTTACAATATCTACCGCTTCAATTTGATGTGATGATGGGAGGTGGCAATCAATATTTCAGCCCTACCAAAAGAAAGGATAAGGTTGATGTGTACAGCAAATTTAAAGAAGCAGGTTATCAAATTATTCGCTCGAAAGCAGAAATGCTTAATCTAAATAATAGCAAACCAATTCTTGGGGTTTTTGATGAAGATGCACTTCCTTTTAGTGTTGACCATGCAACTGATACTGCACTTCAAGATCGTGTACCAACATTGGCAGAAATGACTGTTAAGGCTATAGATTTGATGAAAGACAACAAAAATGGATTTGTTTTGCAAGTAGAAGGCGGAAAAGTAGATTGGGCTGCCCATTCAAACGATGCACCAGGTTTACTTTACGATCAAATTGCGTTCGACTTGGCTGTAGAAAAAGCAATCGAATTTGCAGAGGCTGATAAAAACACATTGGTGATTATTACAACAGATCATGGCAATGGCAATCCGGGGTTATTTGGAGATACAGATAGCAATAAAAAGTTCGACATGCTACAAAACTTCAAACATAGCAACGATTGGATTTTAAACTCAATTCAGCCTGGCTTCAGCACAAGCAACTTAATAGATTTGATAGCCGCAGCGCAAGGTTATGCAATTACTACTGATGAGGCTAAAAGTTTATTAGCGCATTATGAAAAACTAGATGGTGGTGGCATTTACAACAATCGCAAGCTCCCATTCGAATTATTCGGACAGCTACAGGAAAACTATACTGCCATTGGTTGGGGTTCGATGGAGCATTCTGCAGATTATGTAGAGCTGGCCGCTTATGGCCCAGGTAGCACCTTAATGAAACCCTTTGTTCGCAACACAGAACTGCATAATTTAATGTTAAATGCTACAGGGGTTAAAGTTTAG
- a CDS encoding ABC transporter ATP-binding protein — protein MARQKLNSGNAAGIELPKAKLNRETLSHVAKLLSYLRPYRGKFIAALFFLLLSSLVGLAFPSFVGALIDTAQGKRTNDFLPSTITGILLLAFVVLVFQAIISFFRILWFVSVGERALADIRKDTYLKLITLPMDFFSGRRVGELNSRISADLSQVQDTLTTTIAEMIRQAVLLVGGIVFMSIISKKLVFALLIVLPVLIVAAVFFGRFIKKISRQAQDKLAESNIIVDETLMGIANVKAFVNEPFEAGRYSMAIREVANIAIKGAKFRGMFSSFIVLCLFGGILGVIGYGCILVSNGEITFGQLLQFSLYAMFLASSLGSFPEMFANIQKTVGASERVLEILAEQGEAVSITHHIDYVEQKIVGDLAFKNIYFSYPSRPEVAVLKDISFEAKAGERVAIVGPSGSGKTTTAALILQFYHPQGGEIMFDGKPASDYALTDIRNQVAIVPQDVMLFGGTILENIAYGRLNATKDEIMIAAQRANAHQFITSFPEGYETIVGERGVKLSGGQRQRIAIARALLKNPSILILDEATSSLDSESERLVQEALEELMKGRTSIIIAHRLSTIREAHKIIVMEKGSIIESGTHNELMENEEGLYRYLSGLQFEIK, from the coding sequence ATGGCAAGACAAAAATTAAATAGCGGTAACGCAGCTGGTATCGAATTGCCCAAAGCAAAGTTGAATAGAGAGACCTTAAGCCATGTTGCAAAACTATTGAGTTACTTAAGGCCATACCGAGGAAAATTCATTGCCGCATTATTTTTTCTGTTGTTATCAAGTTTGGTCGGCTTGGCGTTTCCATCATTTGTTGGAGCGCTCATAGATACAGCTCAAGGCAAACGTACCAACGATTTTTTGCCAAGTACCATAACGGGCATATTGTTGTTGGCTTTTGTGGTATTGGTGTTTCAAGCTATTATTTCATTTTTTCGAATTTTATGGTTCGTGAGTGTTGGCGAGCGTGCCTTAGCTGATATTAGAAAAGATACCTATCTCAAATTGATTACACTTCCAATGGACTTCTTTTCAGGAAGAAGAGTAGGGGAACTTAACAGCAGAATTTCAGCAGACCTTTCGCAGGTACAAGATACACTCACTACCACCATTGCGGAGATGATTAGGCAGGCGGTACTGTTAGTAGGTGGCATCGTATTCATGTCTATTATTTCTAAAAAGCTTGTTTTCGCATTACTTATCGTTTTGCCCGTACTTATTGTTGCCGCTGTATTTTTCGGTAGATTCATCAAGAAAATTTCTCGGCAAGCGCAAGATAAATTGGCAGAATCTAACATCATTGTAGATGAAACGCTGATGGGTATTGCCAATGTAAAAGCTTTTGTTAACGAACCATTCGAGGCTGGACGATACAGCATGGCGATTCGTGAAGTAGCTAATATCGCCATAAAAGGAGCAAAGTTTAGGGGGATGTTTTCTTCATTTATCGTCTTATGTCTTTTCGGAGGTATTTTAGGGGTGATCGGATATGGCTGTATATTGGTAAGCAATGGGGAAATTACTTTCGGTCAGCTTTTACAATTTTCACTTTACGCTATGTTTTTAGCCAGTTCTCTGGGAAGTTTTCCGGAGATGTTTGCCAATATCCAGAAGACTGTAGGTGCGAGCGAAAGAGTATTGGAAATTTTAGCTGAGCAAGGCGAAGCGGTTTCTATTACCCATCATATTGACTATGTAGAACAAAAAATAGTTGGCGACTTAGCTTTTAAAAATATTTACTTTTCTTATCCTTCTAGACCAGAAGTAGCGGTTTTGAAAGACATTTCCTTTGAAGCCAAAGCTGGGGAAAGGGTAGCTATCGTAGGGCCAAGTGGCTCGGGCAAAACTACAACAGCCGCCTTGATTTTACAGTTCTATCATCCACAAGGTGGTGAAATAATGTTTGATGGCAAACCAGCTAGTGATTACGCTTTAACTGATATTCGTAATCAGGTAGCTATTGTGCCACAAGATGTGATGTTGTTTGGGGGTACAATTCTTGAAAATATCGCCTATGGCAGATTAAATGCTACTAAAGATGAAATCATGATCGCTGCTCAAAGAGCAAATGCACATCAGTTTATCACGTCATTCCCAGAGGGATATGAAACTATAGTCGGCGAACGTGGTGTAAAACTTTCTGGCGGACAAAGACAAAGGATAGCTATTGCGAGAGCCTTATTAAAGAACCCATCGATACTGATCCTTGATGAAGCGACATCGTCTTTAGATTCTGAGTCTGAAAGGTTGGTTCAGGAAGCTTTAGAGGAGCTCATGAAAGGACGTACTTCGATTATCATTGCACATAGACTATCTACCATTCGCGAAGCTCACAAGATCATTGTTATGGAAAAGGGTAGTATTATCGAATCGGGTACTCACAACGAACTGATGGAAAATGAGGAAGGACTTTATCGCTATTTAAGTGGTTTACAGTTTGAAATTAAATAA
- a CDS encoding ABC-F family ATP-binding cassette domain-containing protein, with protein MINVNNISVSFGGTTLFSDVTFSINQNDKIALMGKNGAGKSTILKIIAGATKPTSGNVTGPKEAVIAYLPQHLLTKDKVTVFEETMKAFEEVNQMQKELDELNEQLTIRTDYESDDYMKLIERVSELSEKFYSIEETNYDAEVEKVLKGLGFERKDFTRQTSEFSGGWRMRIELAKILLKKPDLILLDEPTNHMDIESIQWLEDFLMNSANAVMVISHDRAFVDNITNRTIEVTMGRIYDYKAKYSHYLQLRADRRVHQLKAYEEQQRFIADNQEFIDRFRGTYSKTLQVQSRVKMLEKLEVIEIDEVDTSALRLKFPPSPRSGQYPVMVEELTKTYGDHTVFAKASMVIERGEKIAFVGKNGEGKSTMIKAIMGEIDFEGSLKVGHNAKIGYFAQNQAALLDENLTVFETIDQIPLSDGSIKIKDLLGAFMFSGDDTTKKVKVLSGGEKTRLAMIKLLLEPVNVLILDEPTNHLDMKTKDIIKDALKDFDGTLILVSHDRDFLDGLATKVFEFGNKRVREHFEDIKGFLAYKKMNSLKEIEQN; from the coding sequence TTGATTAATGTAAATAATATTTCCGTTTCATTTGGCGGAACAACCCTCTTTAGCGACGTTACCTTTTCGATAAACCAGAATGATAAAATCGCCCTGATGGGAAAAAATGGTGCAGGAAAGTCTACCATTTTAAAAATTATTGCTGGTGCAACAAAACCTACTTCTGGTAATGTAACTGGTCCGAAAGAAGCTGTAATTGCCTATTTGCCACAGCATTTGCTAACGAAAGATAAGGTTACCGTTTTTGAAGAAACGATGAAAGCTTTCGAAGAGGTAAACCAAATGCAAAAAGAGCTCGACGAGCTAAATGAGCAGTTGACCATTCGTACCGATTACGAAAGTGATGATTACATGAAACTCATAGAACGTGTATCTGAACTGAGCGAAAAGTTTTATTCGATTGAAGAGACTAACTATGATGCAGAGGTAGAAAAAGTGCTAAAAGGATTGGGTTTTGAGCGTAAGGATTTTACTCGCCAAACTTCTGAATTTTCTGGCGGATGGCGCATGCGTATCGAATTGGCTAAAATATTATTAAAGAAACCAGATCTTATCCTATTGGATGAGCCTACCAATCACATGGATATCGAAAGTATCCAATGGTTAGAAGATTTCTTGATGAATTCTGCAAATGCAGTGATGGTTATCTCACACGATAGAGCTTTTGTAGATAACATTACCAATCGCACCATCGAAGTAACGATGGGCAGAATATACGACTACAAAGCTAAATATAGTCACTATTTGCAGTTGAGAGCTGATCGCCGTGTGCATCAATTGAAAGCTTACGAAGAACAACAACGATTTATTGCAGATAACCAAGAATTTATAGACCGATTTAGAGGAACCTATTCTAAAACTTTACAAGTACAATCTCGGGTAAAAATGCTTGAGAAACTAGAAGTAATCGAGATTGATGAAGTAGATACTTCCGCATTGCGATTGAAGTTTCCTCCATCTCCGAGATCGGGACAATATCCGGTAATGGTAGAAGAACTGACCAAAACTTATGGCGATCATACTGTATTCGCAAAAGCTTCAATGGTAATTGAGCGTGGAGAAAAGATTGCTTTTGTAGGTAAAAATGGTGAAGGTAAGTCGACCATGATTAAAGCCATCATGGGCGAGATTGATTTTGAAGGAAGTTTAAAAGTAGGCCACAATGCCAAGATTGGATACTTTGCTCAAAATCAGGCAGCATTGCTTGATGAGAATTTAACGGTATTCGAAACCATTGATCAGATTCCATTGAGTGATGGTAGCATAAAAATCAAGGATCTTTTGGGCGCCTTTATGTTTAGCGGAGATGATACCACTAAAAAAGTGAAGGTGCTTTCAGGTGGTGAGAAAACTCGTTTAGCGATGATTAAATTATTGTTGGAACCAGTGAATGTGCTAATCTTGGATGAGCCAACCAACCACTTAGATATGAAAACGAAAGACATCATTAAAGATGCCTTGAAGGATTTTGATGGTACTTTAATCTTGGTATCTCACGATCGTGATTTCTTAGATGGACTGGCTACAAAAGTATTTGAGTTTGGCAACAAACGAGTTCGTGAGCACTTTGAAGATATCAAAGGATTTTTAGCTTACAAAAAGATGAATAGCTTAAAAGAAATTGAGCAGAACTAA
- a CDS encoding ATP-binding protein, giving the protein MKIKTKLRAGFGLLFFIVLIFGGIALYFLSQISSKSKLILKDNYKTIGYVSQMRSVIDEGNYPLTKAGKQRFELNLELENKNITEPGEQLAVNKLAAAYGTLLTNNRAEEREMAEKEIRSALAQIEFVNMQAIDHKNEEANSAYARAELFIALAASFCFIVLFTFVVNFPGFVANPLAEFSQAIKQVGNGNYLQRLHFNNKDEFSELAVSFNAMAKKLNEWENSNLSKIKSEKSRIEAIIAQMRDAIIGVNEKNEILFLNQIAAKLLGLDEQKVIGQNASELAKQNQLLGQLINHGSENEILKIYADEKESYFQVESREIVVPNVETQEEKALMTSAQSVGNVYVLKNVTKFKELDQAKTNFIATVSHELKTPLSSIKMSLKLLGDKRVGEMNSEQYDLIQHIQEDSDRLLKITSELLDLSQVESGNLKLSFVLAKPIEIVRFAVDAVKFQAEQKLIQLELNCSEQLPEVNVDIQKTAWVLVNFLSNALRYSAEKSKIVIEVIEKDGQIEFSVKDFGKGIEEKYQKRLFDRYFQVPTDGQNKSGSGLGLAISKDFIEAEKGIIWVESEIGEGSRFCFTLPRV; this is encoded by the coding sequence ATGAAAATCAAGACTAAATTGCGAGCAGGTTTTGGCCTGTTGTTCTTCATCGTCCTTATTTTTGGTGGTATTGCCCTATACTTTTTAAGCCAGATTTCCTCAAAATCAAAACTGATCCTAAAAGACAACTATAAAACAATTGGTTATGTGTCACAAATGCGTAGCGTAATTGATGAGGGAAATTACCCATTAACAAAAGCTGGCAAACAGCGTTTTGAGCTAAATCTGGAACTTGAAAATAAGAATATTACCGAACCTGGAGAACAACTAGCAGTGAATAAGTTAGCTGCCGCTTACGGCACTCTTTTAACTAACAATAGAGCCGAGGAACGAGAAATGGCGGAAAAGGAAATCCGTTCTGCCCTTGCTCAAATAGAATTTGTCAACATGCAAGCCATCGATCACAAAAATGAAGAAGCCAATAGCGCTTATGCCAGAGCCGAGCTATTTATCGCCCTAGCTGCATCATTTTGTTTCATTGTGCTTTTTACTTTTGTGGTCAACTTTCCAGGCTTTGTTGCTAATCCGTTGGCAGAATTTAGTCAAGCCATTAAGCAGGTTGGCAATGGAAATTATCTGCAACGTTTACATTTCAATAATAAGGATGAATTTTCGGAACTGGCGGTTTCATTTAATGCAATGGCCAAAAAGCTGAATGAATGGGAAAACAGTAATCTTTCGAAGATAAAATCTGAAAAATCTAGGATTGAGGCTATTATAGCGCAAATGCGTGATGCCATCATTGGCGTAAATGAAAAGAACGAAATACTGTTCTTGAATCAAATTGCGGCAAAACTTTTGGGGCTGGATGAACAAAAAGTTATTGGACAAAACGCCAGTGAACTTGCTAAACAGAACCAATTGCTAGGTCAATTGATCAATCACGGTTCAGAAAATGAGATCCTTAAAATATATGCCGATGAAAAAGAATCCTATTTCCAAGTAGAAAGCAGAGAAATTGTGGTTCCAAATGTTGAAACCCAAGAAGAAAAAGCATTAATGACTTCAGCCCAATCTGTAGGCAATGTATATGTGCTAAAAAATGTAACCAAGTTCAAAGAGCTAGATCAAGCCAAAACCAATTTCATCGCTACGGTTTCCCACGAACTTAAAACGCCGTTGTCATCTATAAAGATGAGCCTAAAATTATTGGGTGATAAACGTGTTGGGGAAATGAACAGTGAACAGTATGATTTGATACAACATATCCAAGAGGACAGTGATCGCTTATTGAAAATCACAAGCGAACTATTAGATCTTTCTCAAGTAGAAAGCGGTAACCTAAAGTTAAGCTTTGTACTGGCCAAGCCAATTGAAATTGTACGTTTCGCTGTTGATGCTGTAAAATTTCAGGCAGAGCAGAAATTGATACAACTCGAACTGAATTGTAGTGAGCAATTACCTGAAGTTAATGTTGATATTCAAAAAACAGCTTGGGTATTAGTTAACTTTCTTTCCAACGCTTTACGTTATAGCGCAGAAAAATCGAAGATTGTGATTGAGGTGATCGAGAAAGATGGGCAAATTGAATTTTCAGTAAAGGATTTTGGGAAAGGAATAGAAGAAAAATATCAGAAAAGATTGTTCGACCGTTATTTTCAAGTACCAACCGATGGACAAAACAAATCAGGATCTGGATTGGGATTAGCCATTTCAAAGGATTTCATTGAGGCAGAAAAAGGTATAATATGGGTGGAGAGTGAGATAGGGGAAGGTAGCAGGTTCTGTTTTACTTTGCCAAGAGTTTAA
- a CDS encoding sensor protein KdpD yields the protein MQDKKAESALRFLDLVKKSRRGKLKVYIGMSPGVGKTYRMLQEAHALLRGGIDVCIGYVETHKRTETEALVAGIPIIPRKSIFYRGKELEEMDVQTIINRHPEIVIVDELAHTNVEGSKNAKRWQDVYDILEAGINVVSAVNIQHLESINQDVEQITGITITERIPDKILEIADEIVNIDLTANELVNRLKEGKIYDQSKIQQALGNFFRPDKILQLRELALKEVVHQVERKIHAEIPKSVKLRPEKFLACISSNAETAGTVIRKTARLASYYHSPWTVLYVQSDGESLDKIRLDKQRHLINHFKLATELGADVVKIKSNAITQSIIDMAIEKEITTICIGKPHLNIFQVILRTAIFNQLLRNLAAKEIDLVILS from the coding sequence ATGCAAGATAAAAAAGCTGAATCGGCACTTAGGTTTTTGGATCTGGTTAAAAAATCAAGAAGGGGAAAGCTGAAGGTATATATCGGTATGAGCCCTGGTGTTGGTAAAACCTATCGGATGCTCCAAGAAGCACATGCATTATTGCGTGGTGGAATTGATGTATGTATTGGTTATGTAGAAACACACAAACGTACAGAAACAGAAGCACTGGTAGCCGGTATCCCTATTATTCCAAGAAAAAGTATCTTCTATCGAGGTAAGGAGCTTGAAGAAATGGATGTGCAAACGATCATTAACCGCCACCCTGAAATAGTAATTGTTGATGAACTGGCGCATACCAATGTAGAGGGCAGCAAAAATGCAAAGCGCTGGCAGGATGTGTACGATATTTTGGAAGCGGGTATCAATGTGGTTTCGGCTGTTAATATCCAACACCTAGAAAGTATAAACCAAGATGTTGAGCAAATAACAGGCATTACCATTACAGAACGTATTCCTGATAAGATTTTAGAAATTGCAGACGAAATCGTAAATATTGATTTAACGGCCAATGAGCTGGTAAACAGATTAAAGGAAGGAAAAATTTATGATCAAAGTAAGATCCAACAAGCATTAGGTAACTTCTTCAGACCTGATAAGATATTGCAGCTTCGTGAACTAGCATTAAAAGAAGTTGTGCACCAGGTAGAGCGAAAGATCCATGCAGAAATTCCAAAATCAGTAAAGCTACGACCAGAAAAGTTTTTGGCTTGCATTTCATCCAATGCTGAAACCGCAGGGACCGTAATCCGAAAAACGGCAAGGCTGGCTTCTTATTATCATTCGCCTTGGACTGTTCTTTATGTGCAGAGCGATGGTGAAAGTTTGGACAAGATTAGGTTGGATAAACAACGTCATTTAATCAACCATTTTAAACTAGCAACAGAATTGGGTGCAGATGTAGTTAAAATAAAGAGTAATGCGATCACACAAAGTATTATTGATATGGCGATTGAAAAGGAAATTACGACGATATGCATTGGAAAGCCACACCTCAATATTTTTCAGGTTATTCTTCGCACAGCGATCTTCAATCAATTGTTACGTAACTTAGCGGCCAAGGAAATAGATCTGGTCATTTTATCCTAA
- a CDS encoding porin, which yields MKRILFTAMALATSIYSYAQEAPKIKVSGYLETYYGYDFNEPANNNRPGFVYSHNRHNEVNLNLGFIKAAYDSGKIRANVALMAGTYTNANLAAEPGVLKNIFEANAGIKLSENQNIWVDAGIFSSHIGFESAISKDCWVLTRNISSENTPYYESGAKFTYGSPEGQFTATVLYLNGWQRINRVDGNSKPAGGVQLTYKPTGKLTLNYSNYLGKEGINAVAVTRFYHNFYAIAQVTDEFGITAGFDYATQQKVKGQSAKSEIISPVMIAQYKFDPKFAVAARAEYYNDKDGVFIATGTPNGFKTMGYSLNLDYSPISNAVVRLEGKVYDSKDKVFTRDLNLVNHNATLTASIAVSF from the coding sequence ATGAAAAGAATACTATTTACAGCAATGGCCTTGGCCACATCTATTTATTCCTATGCACAAGAAGCACCAAAAATTAAAGTATCAGGATATTTAGAAACTTATTACGGCTATGATTTTAACGAACCTGCAAATAACAATAGACCAGGGTTTGTTTATTCTCATAACAGACATAATGAAGTGAACCTAAACCTTGGATTTATCAAGGCAGCTTACGATAGTGGTAAGATCAGGGCAAATGTAGCACTGATGGCCGGTACCTATACCAATGCCAACCTTGCAGCAGAGCCAGGAGTACTTAAAAACATCTTTGAAGCCAATGCTGGAATCAAGTTGAGCGAAAATCAGAACATCTGGGTTGATGCGGGTATCTTCTCTTCGCACATAGGTTTTGAAAGTGCCATCTCAAAAGACTGTTGGGTGCTTACAAGGAATATCTCCTCAGAAAATACACCTTATTATGAATCAGGTGCAAAATTCACCTATGGTTCACCTGAAGGACAGTTTACGGCAACGGTTTTGTACCTAAACGGATGGCAGCGCATCAACCGTGTTGATGGGAACAGTAAACCAGCTGGAGGAGTTCAGTTGACCTACAAACCAACTGGAAAATTGACATTGAACTATAGCAATTATCTTGGAAAAGAGGGAATAAATGCAGTTGCTGTAACTAGGTTCTATCACAACTTTTATGCAATTGCTCAGGTAACGGATGAGTTTGGAATAACTGCTGGATTTGACTATGCCACTCAACAGAAAGTAAAGGGACAGTCGGCAAAGAGCGAGATCATTTCTCCAGTGATGATTGCACAATATAAGTTCGACCCAAAATTTGCCGTTGCAGCAAGGGCAGAATATTACAATGACAAGGATGGGGTTTTCATCGCTACAGGAACGCCAAATGGTTTCAAAACAATGGGTTATTCGCTGAATTTGGATTATTCTCCGATTAGTAATGCAGTTGTAAGATTAGAGGGAAAGGTTTATGACAGTAAGGACAAGGTATTTACAAGAGACCTTAATTTAGTGAACCACAATGCAACACTTACAGCAAGTATTGCGGTATCATTCTAG
- a CDS encoding K(+)-transporting ATPase subunit C, whose amino-acid sequence MKKYIIQSIRLTLVLIVLLCILYPLSIALAGKFSIGNGGGEKITKNGKVVGYALLGQSFTSPEYFWGRPSAVGYNAAGSAGSNKGPSNEDYLKEVSNRIDTLLKYNPTIKKAGIPADMVTASGSGLDPNISEQGAIIQIKRIAAIRKIDERKIAELVVKNTKGPFLGMFGPSSVNVLKLNLALDELK is encoded by the coding sequence ATGAAAAAATACATCATTCAATCCATTCGCTTAACACTCGTATTAATCGTATTGTTATGCATATTATATCCATTAAGCATCGCCCTAGCAGGAAAATTCTCTATCGGAAACGGTGGCGGTGAAAAGATCACCAAAAACGGAAAAGTAGTGGGATATGCGCTGCTTGGACAGTCGTTTACTAGTCCGGAATATTTCTGGGGTCGTCCTTCTGCTGTTGGCTACAATGCCGCTGGTTCAGCAGGTTCGAATAAAGGTCCTTCTAACGAAGATTACCTAAAAGAAGTTTCAAACAGGATAGACACCTTATTGAAATACAATCCAACAATCAAAAAGGCAGGGATCCCAGCAGATATGGTAACTGCTTCGGGAAGTGGACTTGATCCAAACATCTCTGAGCAGGGTGCCATTATCCAGATTAAAAGAATTGCTGCCATCCGTAAAATCGACGAACGTAAAATAGCTGAATTGGTAGTTAAAAATACAAAAGGTCCTTTTTTAGGAATGTTTGGACCGAGTTCGGTAAATGTGCTCAAATTGAACCTTGCGCTAGACGAACTTAAATAA